In Kordiimonas sp. SCSIO 12610, the following are encoded in one genomic region:
- a CDS encoding DMT family transporter gives MLKSMNDKDSLLWGFILATFGAVLFSSKGIFVKFSYQYGLSTELVLFYRMLLSVPVFIIITIRAVRRRSIQNISNMDRFKLIFCGFMGYYLAGFLSFYSLHYISVQLERVILFSYPALVVLGTAILARKLPTLKMIVAAILTYLGVFIIFGHEFLSGGGNALSSGNDVIFGALMVGVSALVFAVSVLVSKNLIAAYGSAFYTGSVWTVSTIFIVLHTLIFYALTQGNSLDIPSVDAFWILVALSMIGTVIPSFMISEAIARIGPERTAISGTVGPIATSMIAISFLGEEFTIYHGAALILCSAGIILIARKNA, from the coding sequence ATGCTAAAATCAATGAATGATAAAGACAGCCTTTTGTGGGGTTTTATATTAGCGACTTTTGGTGCTGTGCTATTTTCCAGCAAGGGGATTTTTGTTAAATTTTCCTATCAGTATGGATTATCAACCGAGCTTGTTCTTTTTTACCGAATGCTTTTATCGGTACCTGTGTTTATCATTATAACAATCCGGGCAGTTCGCCGACGATCTATCCAAAATATATCTAATATGGATCGGTTTAAGCTAATTTTCTGTGGGTTTATGGGCTATTATCTAGCGGGCTTTTTAAGCTTCTATAGTTTGCATTATATTTCTGTTCAGTTAGAGCGCGTTATCTTGTTTAGCTATCCAGCACTTGTTGTATTGGGGACAGCCATCCTCGCCCGCAAACTACCAACCCTTAAAATGATTGTTGCCGCTATCCTGACTTACCTTGGGGTTTTTATAATTTTCGGGCATGAATTTCTATCCGGTGGTGGCAATGCATTATCGTCAGGTAACGATGTTATATTTGGTGCTTTGATGGTTGGTGTTTCAGCGCTTGTTTTTGCCGTTAGTGTGTTGGTTTCAAAAAACCTTATAGCTGCGTATGGAAGTGCCTTCTATACTGGTAGCGTTTGGACGGTTTCGACAATCTTTATCGTGCTTCACACATTAATTTTTTACGCTCTAACACAAGGCAATAGCCTTGATATACCAAGCGTCGATGCATTCTGGATTTTAGTAGCACTTTCGATGATTGGTACTGTGATACCGAGTTTTATGATTTCAGAAGCTATCGCAAGGATTGGGCCCGAGCGCACAGCAATCTCAGGCACTGTGGGGCCTATTGCCACAAGTATGATCGCGATCAGTTTTTTGGGCGAGGAGTTCACCATTTATCACGGTGCTGCGCTTATTTTATGCTCAGCAGGTATTATCTTGATTGCCAGAAAAAATGCCTGA
- a CDS encoding NAD+ synthase, protein MTYALKIYLAQINATVGAVDSNCDRISEIYNDAIRLSADLVLTPELSVVGYPPEDLVLKPFFIRKVESAIERLKTITKGEGKPGLIVGVPKYDGDILRNASLLIENGEVQAVRYKHKLPNYGVFDEKRVFTEAEAPLPMDFRGLKLGVMVCEDMWFDSAAKSLADNGADILLVPTCSPYHEHKYDERLAVARERVSETKLPLVFCNQIGGQDELVFDGASFVLEADGSQSVQMDSWAEGFCLTEWRKEDDKLTCVTKSDGYVPERMEDIYQAMVLALTDYVHKNRFPGVLIGLSGGIDSALSAAVAVDALGPDKVHCVMMPTKYTSGESISDAEACAKALGVQYDTIAIKPGVDAFDDMLGPVFEGLDADTTEENIQSRLRGLVLMSLSNKFGKMVLTTGNKSEMSVGYATLYGDMCGGYSVLKDVYKMDVFALSHWRNTSVPKGGLGPAGIVIPENIITKPPSAELRDDQKDEDSLPPYEALDDMLRCLVDEEMPVSEIVERGHDASEVARIEHLLYIAEYKRRQSPPGVKITRKNFGRDRRYPITNGFRSAER, encoded by the coding sequence ATGACATATGCACTCAAAATATATTTAGCGCAGATAAATGCGACGGTTGGCGCGGTCGATAGTAATTGCGATCGAATATCAGAAATATACAATGATGCCATACGTTTATCGGCTGATCTTGTGTTAACACCTGAACTTTCCGTGGTCGGATACCCACCCGAAGATCTGGTCCTGAAACCTTTCTTTATTCGCAAGGTTGAAAGCGCAATTGAGCGCTTGAAGACAATTACAAAAGGTGAGGGAAAACCGGGATTGATTGTGGGTGTTCCCAAATATGACGGTGATATTCTCCGGAATGCTTCGTTATTGATCGAAAACGGTGAGGTTCAGGCAGTTCGCTATAAGCACAAGCTTCCGAATTACGGTGTTTTTGACGAAAAGCGCGTTTTTACTGAGGCTGAAGCACCGCTTCCGATGGACTTTCGCGGGCTTAAGCTTGGTGTCATGGTTTGTGAAGATATGTGGTTCGATAGCGCAGCGAAATCGCTAGCTGATAATGGCGCGGATATCCTTCTCGTGCCAACATGTAGTCCGTATCACGAGCATAAATATGATGAGCGCCTTGCAGTTGCGAGGGAGCGTGTTTCGGAAACGAAACTGCCGCTGGTGTTTTGTAATCAGATCGGCGGTCAGGATGAGCTTGTTTTTGACGGTGCAAGTTTTGTTTTGGAAGCTGATGGCAGCCAGTCAGTGCAGATGGATAGTTGGGCAGAGGGTTTTTGCTTAACCGAATGGCGTAAGGAAGATGATAAATTAACGTGCGTCACGAAATCTGATGGCTATGTACCTGAGCGCATGGAAGATATTTATCAGGCGATGGTTCTGGCGCTTACAGATTATGTGCATAAAAATCGTTTTCCGGGTGTTTTGATTGGCCTTTCTGGCGGTATTGATAGCGCACTTTCCGCGGCTGTTGCGGTGGATGCGTTGGGCCCTGATAAGGTTCACTGTGTGATGATGCCGACGAAATACACATCCGGTGAAAGCATTTCGGACGCTGAAGCATGCGCGAAGGCGCTTGGTGTTCAATATGATACGATTGCAATCAAACCGGGTGTTGACGCGTTTGATGACATGCTTGGGCCTGTGTTTGAAGGGCTGGATGCAGATACGACTGAAGAGAATATCCAGTCGCGGCTTCGTGGGCTTGTGTTGATGTCGCTTTCGAACAAATTTGGGAAAATGGTGCTTACAACTGGCAATAAATCAGAAATGTCGGTTGGTTATGCGACACTGTACGGCGATATGTGTGGTGGCTATAGTGTCTTGAAAGACGTTTATAAAATGGATGTTTTTGCACTTTCCCATTGGCGCAATACAAGCGTGCCCAAGGGCGGCCTTGGTCCTGCTGGTATTGTCATTCCTGAAAATATCATCACCAAGCCGCCAAGCGCAGAACTACGGGATGATCAGAAGGACGAGGACAGCCTGCCGCCCTATGAAGCCTTGGATGATATGCTGAGGTGTTTGGTGGACGAAGAAATGCCAGTTTCTGAGATTGTGGAACGTGGCCACGATGCATCAGAGGTTGCGCGAATTGAACACCTTCTGTATATCGCCGAGTATAAACGTCGGCAATCACCGCCGGGGGTTAAGATAACCCGGAAAAACTTTGGCCGTGACCGTCGCTATCCGATCACGAATGGCTTCAGAAGCGCCGAACGTTAA
- the gph gene encoding phosphoglycolate phosphatase (PGP is an essential enzyme in the glycolate salvage pathway in higher organisms (photorespiration in plants). Phosphoglycolate results from the oxidase activity of RubisCO in the Calvin cycle when concentrations of carbon dioxide are low relative to oxygen. This enzyme is a member of the Haloacid Dehalogenase (HAD) superfamily of aspartate-nucleophile hydrolase enzymes (PF00702).): MQTSAPFRVQKILFDLDGTLVDSAPDLHAATNHVMDHVGRPLLKLDQVRHMVGQGAKKLIELGLNATGGSENHNIDDLLPVFLDYYRSNIANGTYFYDGALELIKALKAKGLGVAICTNKPIGLANILLHELGAHGLFDVITGGDSFAFKKPDPKHIIATADMMEGDGECLMVGDTFNDIDAAKAANIPSIAVSFGYSATPATELGADITVDHLIDILKYIE; encoded by the coding sequence ATGCAAACGAGTGCCCCTTTTCGTGTTCAGAAAATCTTGTTCGATCTTGACGGAACACTAGTTGATTCTGCACCAGACCTTCATGCGGCCACCAACCATGTGATGGATCATGTGGGTCGACCACTTTTGAAACTTGATCAGGTCAGGCACATGGTTGGGCAAGGAGCTAAGAAACTGATCGAGCTGGGCCTGAACGCAACAGGTGGGAGTGAAAATCATAATATTGACGACCTTCTTCCCGTGTTTCTGGATTATTACCGTTCCAACATTGCAAATGGCACCTATTTTTATGACGGTGCGCTGGAATTGATTAAAGCGCTGAAAGCAAAAGGCCTTGGCGTTGCGATTTGCACAAACAAACCTATCGGACTTGCCAATATATTGCTGCATGAACTTGGGGCGCACGGTCTTTTTGACGTGATAACTGGGGGCGATAGCTTTGCTTTTAAAAAACCTGACCCAAAGCATATCATCGCTACAGCAGACATGATGGAAGGCGACGGCGAATGCCTTATGGTAGGCGATACATTCAACGATATTGACGCCGCGAAAGCGGCCAATATTCCAAGCATTGCGGTAAGTTTTGGGTACTCGGCAACACCAGCAACCGAACTTGGGGCCGACATAACTGTTGACCACCTGATCGACATTCTAAAATACATAGAATAA
- a CDS encoding class II 3-deoxy-7-phosphoheptulonate synthase has protein sequence MRTDWKPDGWRSKPIIQMPEYPDQTAVDKVEQELSNYPPLVFAGEARNLKAQLGEVAEGRAFLLQGGDCAESFAEFHPDNIRDTFRVLLQMAVVLTFAGSCPVVKVGRLAGQFAKPRSSGTETIEGVELPSYRGDIINGISFDAAARVPDPERMKRAYSQSAATLNLLRAFAQGGYANLVSVHKWNLDFVRESGAGGRYSELADQIGQALEFMQACGINPADVQQLRGTDFYTSHEALLLGYEQALTRIDSTSGDWYDTSAHMLWVGDRTRQVDGGHVEFLSGIANPIASKVGPSTDTDDLLRLIEKLNPENEAGRLTLISRFGADNVEDHLPRLLRAVKSEGFKVVWSCDPMHGNVMKTSTGYKTRPFDRVMSEVKQFFACHKAEGTYAGGIHLELTGQNVTECTGGVSAVTEEGLASRYHTHCDPRLNADQSIELAFLLAEALKEERDALNIQAAE, from the coding sequence GTGAGAACTGATTGGAAGCCAGACGGCTGGAGATCAAAGCCAATAATCCAGATGCCAGAGTATCCGGATCAAACTGCTGTTGATAAAGTAGAGCAAGAGCTTTCAAATTATCCGCCGCTTGTTTTTGCAGGCGAAGCAAGAAACCTAAAGGCGCAGCTCGGTGAAGTTGCGGAAGGACGGGCCTTTTTGCTTCAAGGCGGTGACTGCGCAGAAAGTTTTGCGGAATTTCACCCGGATAATATCCGCGATACTTTCCGTGTTCTTCTTCAAATGGCAGTGGTTCTCACATTTGCTGGTAGTTGCCCGGTTGTGAAAGTTGGTCGTTTGGCGGGCCAGTTTGCGAAACCACGCTCAAGCGGAACAGAAACAATCGAAGGTGTTGAACTGCCAAGTTACCGCGGTGACATCATCAATGGTATTTCCTTTGATGCAGCAGCGCGGGTCCCCGACCCTGAGCGTATGAAACGCGCGTACAGCCAATCGGCAGCGACACTCAATTTATTACGTGCCTTCGCGCAGGGTGGCTATGCAAACCTTGTGTCGGTTCATAAATGGAATCTGGATTTCGTGCGTGAAAGCGGCGCTGGCGGGCGCTACAGTGAGCTTGCGGATCAGATTGGTCAAGCGCTTGAGTTTATGCAGGCGTGCGGTATCAACCCTGCTGACGTTCAGCAGCTTCGCGGCACTGATTTCTACACAAGCCATGAAGCGCTTTTGCTTGGTTACGAACAGGCGCTTACCCGTATCGATTCAACATCAGGCGATTGGTACGACACGTCAGCCCATATGCTTTGGGTCGGTGATAGAACACGCCAGGTCGATGGTGGTCATGTTGAATTCCTAAGCGGGATTGCTAATCCGATTGCGTCAAAGGTTGGCCCATCCACAGATACAGACGACCTGTTGAGGTTGATAGAGAAGTTAAACCCTGAAAACGAAGCTGGCCGCCTTACATTAATTTCCAGATTTGGCGCTGATAATGTGGAGGACCATCTTCCACGATTATTGCGTGCTGTAAAATCGGAGGGGTTCAAGGTCGTTTGGTCGTGTGATCCGATGCACGGTAATGTAATGAAAACGTCAACAGGCTATAAAACACGACCGTTTGACCGTGTGATGAGCGAAGTGAAGCAGTTCTTTGCCTGCCACAAGGCAGAGGGAACCTATGCTGGCGGTATTCATTTGGAGCTTACGGGGCAGAATGTAACCGAATGCACGGGCGGTGTTAGTGCCGTGACGGAAGAAGGGTTGGCTTCGCGCTATCATACGCACTGCGATCCGCGCTTGAATGCCGATCAGTCGATTGAGCTCGCTTTCTTGCTTGCGGAAGCATTAAAGGAAGAACGTGATGCATTAAATATTCAGGCCGCTGAATAG